The Planococcus donghaensis genome contains a region encoding:
- a CDS encoding MarR family winged helix-turn-helix transcriptional regulator produces the protein MKEQETYMQLMMSFANVQKNMVRFIQKSAMDKGLSIPQYSILMTISHCSEMTQKTVGEKTFLPKSTLSQAVDGLVKEGYLNRQQVVCNRREMMLSLSEKGQQLVDNFHSQEDGLYQVFKAASEQFTAEQIKELLDAHQKISTYLTRVELEVTNK, from the coding sequence ATGAAAGAACAAGAAACGTATATGCAATTAATGATGTCTTTTGCCAATGTGCAAAAAAATATGGTGCGTTTTATTCAAAAATCGGCTATGGATAAAGGCTTGTCGATTCCGCAATATTCGATTTTGATGACCATTTCTCATTGCAGCGAAATGACGCAAAAGACGGTTGGAGAAAAAACCTTTTTACCGAAAAGTACATTGAGCCAAGCGGTAGATGGGCTAGTGAAAGAAGGCTATTTAAATCGCCAACAAGTGGTATGCAACCGACGGGAAATGATGTTGTCATTGAGTGAAAAAGGACAACAGTTAGTGGATAACTTCCATTCGCAAGAAGACGGGTTGTACCAAGTGTTTAAGGCGGCGAGTGAACAATTTACCGCTGAACAAATTAAAGAACTTTTAGACGCTCACCAAAAAATTTCAACCTACTTAACAAGAGTAGAATTAGAGGTGACGAACAAATGA
- a CDS encoding RNA polymerase sigma factor, whose translation MTIDEKLMTGILNREEQALSELYDRYHRILWNIARQNNPDQSVCEQLVTHVFRTVWTKPQDFMQNRKLLAMLIECCQSQNMISTNKI comes from the coding sequence TTGACCATAGACGAAAAGTTGATGACTGGAATTCTTAACCGAGAAGAACAAGCTTTATCCGAATTGTATGACCGTTACCACCGCATACTGTGGAACATTGCACGTCAAAATAATCCAGATCAATCTGTCTGTGAGCAACTCGTCACTCATGTGTTTCGAACGGTTTGGACAAAACCTCAAGACTTTATGCAAAATCGCAAACTACTAGCGATGCTGATCGAATGTTGTCAGTCACAAAACATGATTTCAACCAATAAAATATAA
- a CDS encoding DUF4385 domain-containing protein, which translates to MAFDYDLDYENLDLRKNPELYRVGKGEQGVLLVEPYKSEILPHWRFKTPEIAQESCDKISEMFEEYRKQDDFVGMDMARKFIQMGYTRARRYTNYKGGRKYNEDGSIKERDIDPVKAESAAIFKKRWDEIREDEDYLKRKKKHQKEFG; encoded by the coding sequence ATGGCATTTGATTATGATCTTGATTATGAAAATCTTGATTTACGTAAAAATCCGGAATTGTACCGCGTGGGCAAAGGCGAGCAAGGCGTACTTTTAGTAGAGCCGTATAAAAGTGAGATTTTGCCACATTGGCGATTTAAAACACCGGAAATTGCACAAGAGTCGTGCGATAAAATTTCAGAGATGTTTGAGGAGTATCGCAAGCAAGATGATTTTGTCGGCATGGATATGGCGCGGAAGTTTATACAGATGGGCTATACGCGTGCACGGCGTTATACCAATTACAAAGGTGGCCGCAAATACAATGAAGATGGCAGCATTAAAGAGCGAGACATTGATCCGGTCAAAGCAGAATCGGCCGCAATTTTTAAAAAACGGTGGGATGAAATTCGAGAAGATGAAGATTATTTGAAACGCAAAAAGAAACATCAAAAAGAATTCGGCTGA
- a CDS encoding LacI family DNA-binding transcriptional regulator has protein sequence MAITIKDVAKKAGVSPATVSRVIADNPRISVKTKVKVRKVMEDMGYYPNFQARNLVANKSRTLGIIMENSAALAFQNPFFPEVLRGISTQAHDSKYGLYLSTGATQEEIYQEVVEMVQGRRVDGIVLLYSKIDDPVLEFLRKSELPFAVVGRPHQDPCSVTYVNNDNINTAKDTVEYLIGLGHRHIAFVGGATDFVVSIDRMQGYQQALAKHDIPFDVNYTVNQDFIQGKERDSIRRLMGLPVPPTAIVTHDDMVAYEVIGYLEDLEIRVPDDVSIIGFNNHTISRYLKPPLSTVDISIYELGLRAAELVLEKITDASIPPKQVAVPSRLIERGSCRRL, from the coding sequence ATGGCAATCACGATTAAAGATGTTGCGAAAAAAGCGGGTGTCTCACCAGCCACCGTGTCCCGCGTAATCGCAGATAATCCGAGAATCAGTGTGAAAACGAAAGTGAAAGTGCGGAAAGTCATGGAGGATATGGGATATTACCCAAACTTCCAAGCCCGCAATTTGGTGGCAAATAAAAGCCGGACACTCGGCATCATTATGGAAAATTCAGCGGCATTGGCTTTTCAAAACCCCTTTTTTCCTGAAGTATTGCGCGGCATTTCAACACAAGCTCATGACAGTAAGTATGGCTTGTATTTGTCAACAGGTGCTACTCAAGAAGAGATTTATCAGGAAGTAGTTGAAATGGTACAAGGTCGACGAGTTGACGGCATTGTCTTGTTGTACTCGAAAATTGACGATCCAGTGTTGGAGTTTTTAAGAAAAAGCGAGTTGCCATTCGCAGTTGTGGGACGTCCCCATCAAGACCCGTGTTCGGTAACATATGTGAATAACGATAATATCAATACCGCGAAAGACACGGTGGAATACTTGATTGGTTTGGGGCATCGCCATATTGCATTTGTAGGAGGAGCGACAGATTTTGTCGTATCCATTGACCGAATGCAAGGGTATCAACAAGCACTTGCTAAACACGACATCCCATTTGATGTAAACTATACGGTGAACCAAGATTTTATCCAAGGCAAAGAGCGCGATTCGATTCGTCGTCTAATGGGACTTCCGGTTCCACCAACAGCAATCGTTACACATGATGATATGGTGGCGTACGAAGTAATCGGCTATCTTGAAGATTTGGAAATTAGAGTGCCAGATGATGTTTCCATCATTGGGTTTAACAACCACACCATTTCAAGATATTTAAAACCGCCACTAAGCACGGTGGACATCTCGATTTATGAGCTTGGATTGCGTGCCGCAGAATTGGTATTAGAGAAAATAACAGACGCATCGATACCTCCAAAACAAGTCGCGGTTCCTTCCCGACTAATTGAAAGAGGTTCGTGCCGACGTCTTTGA
- a CDS encoding TIGR01777 family oxidoreductase, with the protein MKKIVLAGGTGFVGQYLEQKFTDQGYKVIIISRQSGHLNWSNHTGIVHALEGAEMVVNLAGKSVNCRYTEANKREIFDSRMETTEALGTAILNCDNPPPLWINSSTATIYRHAEDRPMTEASGEFGSGFSVEVGKAWEQALFSFNLPTTRQVALRLSIVLGKGGGVMTPYENMVRFGLGGKQGNGKQMFSWIHLEDVYRIILFVRDHNQISGVLNTTSPEPVTNRELMKQLRMAMNRKVGLPASKWMLNMGAVMIGTEPELILKSRWILPERLEQFDFHFNYPTLDKALENILNQ; encoded by the coding sequence ATGAAAAAGATCGTATTAGCTGGAGGCACAGGTTTTGTTGGACAATACTTAGAACAAAAGTTCACAGATCAAGGCTACAAAGTGATTATCATATCTCGACAATCAGGACATTTGAATTGGTCAAATCATACGGGCATTGTCCACGCTTTGGAAGGCGCAGAAATGGTGGTCAATTTAGCTGGGAAATCAGTGAACTGTCGGTATACTGAAGCCAATAAACGCGAAATTTTTGATTCGCGAATGGAAACTACTGAAGCGCTTGGCACAGCGATTTTAAATTGCGACAACCCGCCACCGTTATGGATCAACTCCAGCACAGCGACGATTTACCGTCATGCGGAAGATCGTCCAATGACAGAGGCAAGCGGTGAATTTGGCAGTGGATTTTCGGTAGAAGTCGGCAAAGCGTGGGAACAAGCGCTGTTTTCGTTCAACTTACCTACTACGCGACAAGTGGCGCTACGGTTATCCATCGTACTTGGCAAAGGTGGCGGGGTCATGACACCTTATGAAAACATGGTGCGTTTCGGCCTAGGCGGCAAACAAGGAAACGGCAAGCAAATGTTTAGTTGGATTCACTTGGAAGATGTCTACAGAATTATCTTATTCGTGCGGGACCATAACCAAATTAGCGGTGTGCTCAATACCACTTCCCCTGAACCTGTTACCAATCGCGAATTGATGAAGCAATTGCGAATGGCAATGAACCGAAAAGTGGGATTGCCTGCAAGCAAATGGATGTTGAATATGGGGGCGGTCATGATTGGGACCGAACCCGAACTGATTTTGAAAAGTCGCTGGATTTTACCTGAACGGTTAGAGCAATTCGATTTTCACTTTAATTATCCAACTCTTGACAAAGCACTTGAAAATATTCTCAACCAATAG
- a CDS encoding MEDS domain-containing protein: protein MNKDMLQLFDARRDVHVLYAYDEIRKYIEHVVAYAKHGVEAGDHIILIENPRLSPEIHAELKSQLTTEQMEFVHFVKSLDFYFSSGSYHPPAIQAYFEKMLEPLLEEQATFRAWAHVEWTSGEVPIHLIEELEKIIDVSVKNYQFPLICAYDNALLQDDIRNMLLETHPYILAEDDIVVSDLYVTSEA, encoded by the coding sequence ATGAACAAAGACATGCTGCAATTATTTGACGCTCGGCGCGATGTCCACGTGCTCTATGCGTATGATGAGATTCGGAAATACATCGAACACGTCGTCGCTTATGCCAAGCATGGCGTAGAAGCAGGAGATCACATCATCTTGATCGAGAACCCTCGCTTATCACCAGAAATCCATGCTGAATTGAAGAGCCAGCTAACAACAGAACAGATGGAATTCGTTCATTTTGTAAAAAGCTTAGATTTTTATTTTTCGAGCGGCAGTTACCATCCGCCCGCGATTCAAGCTTATTTTGAAAAAATGCTCGAACCGCTTTTGGAAGAACAAGCCACTTTCAGAGCGTGGGCACACGTAGAATGGACATCGGGAGAAGTACCTATACACTTAATAGAAGAGTTAGAAAAAATTATAGATGTGTCAGTCAAGAATTATCAATTTCCATTGATATGCGCTTATGACAATGCGTTATTACAAGACGACATCAGAAACATGTTACTAGAAACGCATCCCTATATATTGGCAGAAGACGATATTGTCGTCTCTGATCTATACGTAACCAGCGAAGCTTAA
- a CDS encoding CPBP family intramembrane glutamic endopeptidase, protein MFEEMKARYLILYSVIGTIISMVTLVLLNVSVITFDVVSQLVMYVIVPGLYFGYYFKKHNASVWNVLSLTGTKKWLPLLFALVAVSIAFSLSMFWLQLYVLAPFAPWLVDFLLEEIPLPESPWYIAFTIFTIAVLAPVVEEFMFRGVLLKRLIGKTSVWGGILFSSLVFGVLHLDVIGAFLFGVIASLLYLRTNNLLVPIFLHIINNSLAAASLFLAPKWPASVAIFNFTDIYTKAMPNTIMLVVSAVFMIAAIYWLARGLPTQKTLL, encoded by the coding sequence ATGTTTGAAGAAATGAAAGCGCGGTATTTGATTTTGTATTCGGTGATCGGAACCATAATCAGTATGGTGACGTTAGTGTTGCTAAATGTCAGCGTCATCACGTTTGACGTTGTCAGCCAGTTGGTGATGTATGTTATCGTACCTGGACTTTATTTTGGTTATTATTTCAAAAAACACAATGCCTCAGTTTGGAACGTTTTATCGCTTACTGGCACCAAGAAATGGTTGCCGCTTTTATTTGCGTTAGTGGCTGTGTCGATTGCTTTTTCGCTTAGCATGTTTTGGCTACAGCTGTATGTGTTGGCACCGTTTGCGCCGTGGCTTGTTGACTTTTTGCTAGAAGAAATCCCGCTGCCCGAGTCGCCTTGGTATATTGCGTTTACGATTTTTACCATCGCCGTTTTAGCGCCAGTGGTCGAGGAATTTATGTTCCGCGGCGTGTTGTTAAAACGCTTGATCGGTAAAACTTCGGTGTGGGGCGGTATTTTATTTTCTAGCTTGGTTTTTGGTGTGTTGCATCTTGATGTGATTGGCGCATTTTTGTTCGGTGTGATAGCCTCGCTCTTGTATTTGCGCACCAATAATTTACTGGTCCCGATTTTTTTGCACATCATCAATAATTCACTTGCGGCCGCTTCCCTGTTTTTAGCACCAAAGTGGCCTGCATCTGTTGCCATATTCAACTTTACAGACATCTATACGAAAGCCATGCCGAATACCATCATGTTAGTTGTTAGTGCCGTGTTCATGATCGCTGCGATTTATTGGCTTGCGCGCGGGCTGCCAACGCAAAAAACTCTATTATAG
- a CDS encoding glycoside hydrolase family 13 protein yields the protein MTKKWWKEAIVYQVYPRSFMDSNGDGVGDINGVTSKLDYLKDLGIDVIWICPMYKSPNDDNGYDISDYQAILEEFGTMNDFEQLMEEVHARGMKLIIDLVINHTSDEHPWFLESSSSRDNPKRDWYVWRDEPLNWESIFGGPAWEFDEKTQQYYLHIFSKKQPDLNWENPEVRNELYKMINWWIDKGIDGFRVDAISHIKKEYANTVGAGDHLFVPSWDKFMNVDGIQPLLKELHEETFSKYDIMTVGEANGVSADEIDEWVSEESGKFNMIFQFEDIDLWNTEISNGVNVPELKKVLSKWQDKVNGVGWNALFIENHDKPRVVSTWGDDQYYWRESATALACMYFFMQGTPFIYQGQEIGMSNAPFEELDHFDDVHTHNLYFHKKESGMDHETIMTLLRATSRDHSRTPMQWDNTLHAGFSEGMPWINVNPNYEWLNVEAQENNPHSVLAFYKQMIWLRKNMEVFVYGEYKLIEMNHDSVFAYTRESADDKVLIVTNLGQHACLCAVHPEESTLLLANYKNIDPEQLLPYEARVYKIPKDAVVG from the coding sequence ATGACTAAAAAATGGTGGAAAGAAGCAATCGTATATCAAGTTTACCCACGGAGCTTTATGGATTCGAACGGTGATGGAGTAGGGGATATTAACGGAGTCACAAGTAAATTGGACTACTTAAAAGACTTGGGTATCGATGTGATTTGGATTTGCCCAATGTATAAGTCGCCAAATGACGACAATGGCTATGACATCAGTGATTACCAAGCCATTTTAGAAGAGTTTGGCACAATGAACGATTTTGAGCAGCTGATGGAAGAAGTACATGCTCGTGGCATGAAGTTGATTATCGATTTGGTTATCAACCACACGAGTGATGAACATCCATGGTTTTTGGAGTCTAGTTCATCACGCGATAATCCAAAGCGCGACTGGTATGTGTGGCGCGACGAACCGTTAAATTGGGAAAGCATATTCGGCGGACCTGCATGGGAATTTGATGAAAAAACACAACAATATTATTTGCACATCTTCTCGAAAAAACAACCCGATTTAAACTGGGAAAATCCAGAAGTGCGCAACGAACTTTATAAAATGATCAATTGGTGGATCGATAAAGGAATTGATGGTTTCCGCGTCGATGCGATTAGTCACATCAAAAAAGAGTACGCCAATACAGTAGGGGCAGGTGACCATTTATTTGTTCCTTCATGGGACAAATTCATGAATGTCGATGGCATCCAGCCGTTACTGAAAGAACTGCACGAAGAAACGTTCAGCAAGTACGACATCATGACAGTCGGTGAAGCGAACGGCGTTTCAGCAGATGAAATCGATGAATGGGTCAGCGAAGAAAGCGGCAAATTCAATATGATCTTCCAATTTGAAGACATCGATTTATGGAATACGGAAATAAGCAACGGCGTCAATGTGCCAGAACTTAAAAAAGTATTGAGCAAATGGCAAGACAAAGTAAACGGTGTCGGTTGGAATGCGCTATTCATCGAAAACCACGACAAGCCGCGTGTGGTCTCGACGTGGGGCGACGATCAATACTACTGGCGTGAAAGTGCGACCGCTTTAGCATGTATGTACTTCTTCATGCAAGGTACGCCGTTCATTTACCAAGGACAAGAAATCGGCATGTCGAACGCACCGTTTGAAGAACTTGATCATTTTGATGACGTTCACACGCACAATTTGTATTTCCATAAAAAAGAATCCGGTATGGACCATGAAACCATTATGACGCTCTTGCGCGCAACAAGCCGCGACCATTCGCGAACGCCTATGCAATGGGACAACACATTGCATGCGGGCTTTTCAGAAGGAATGCCGTGGATCAACGTCAATCCCAATTACGAGTGGCTAAACGTTGAAGCACAAGAAAACAATCCACATTCAGTATTAGCCTTCTATAAACAAATGATTTGGCTACGCAAAAATATGGAAGTCTTTGTCTACGGCGAATACAAGCTAATTGAAATGAATCATGATTCGGTATTTGCCTATACACGCGAATCGGCCGACGACAAAGTGCTTATTGTCACAAACCTCGGTCAGCACGCGTGCTTATGCGCCGTGCACCCAGAAGAATCCACATTGCTATTAGCCAATTACAAAAACATCGACCCTGAACAATTGCTTCCATATGAAGCGCGTGTTTACAAAATTCCAAAAGACGCAGTTGTTGGGTAA
- a CDS encoding ABC transporter ATP-binding protein, producing the protein MIKVLKNLSPYKWIVWGVVALVFAQSMAELFLPTLMADIIDNGVVKGNIPYIWEIGGWMLLVSAIGAVASVFASFYSSKAAMGLGRDLRQKVFKHVGQFSLQEFDEVGTASLITRTTNDINQIQQVTIMMLRMVISAPIMLVGGIIMAVSKDAKLSLVIIGAMPVLVIAVMLILKYGIPLFQQVQKRLDGLNLVVRENLTGIRVIRAFNRETEEKARLQKANRELADVSIRVNKVMAFMMPTMMLVMNMTVVAVIWFGGIRISNGAMQIGDLMAFIQYVMMIMFALLMASFMFVMIPRAAVSAKRINEVLEMQPAFKDDGTAKADRNRGTLEFDNVTFHYPGAEEPALSNISFTAKPGEITALIGGTGSGKTTLVNLVPRFYEATSGTIRVNGVDIREASQQEIRSKIGFVPQKSILFTGTIAENIRFGKQDASDEEMKRAASTAQATEFIDQIKGGYAAPIEQGGSNLSGGQKQRLSIARALIRKPDLYIFDDSFSALDFKTDAKLRKALKDETKNATVLLVAQRVSTVVDADRIIVLEKGKMVGMGTHKELLESNNVYREIALSQLSEEEIA; encoded by the coding sequence ATGATCAAAGTGCTAAAAAACTTAAGTCCATATAAATGGATTGTCTGGGGCGTTGTGGCCTTAGTGTTTGCTCAATCGATGGCAGAACTGTTTTTGCCGACCTTGATGGCGGACATTATTGACAACGGCGTAGTAAAAGGCAATATTCCGTACATTTGGGAAATCGGTGGCTGGATGTTACTCGTTTCCGCAATCGGTGCTGTGGCATCTGTTTTTGCTAGTTTTTATTCATCAAAAGCAGCGATGGGGCTAGGTCGTGATTTGCGGCAAAAAGTGTTTAAACACGTCGGGCAATTTTCACTTCAAGAATTTGATGAAGTGGGAACGGCCTCGCTCATTACCCGTACTACAAACGATATCAATCAAATTCAGCAAGTTACCATTATGATGTTGCGAATGGTGATTAGTGCACCCATTATGTTAGTCGGCGGGATTATTATGGCCGTATCAAAAGATGCGAAACTGTCACTCGTTATTATTGGCGCGATGCCGGTTTTGGTTATTGCGGTCATGCTGATTTTGAAATACGGGATTCCGTTGTTCCAACAAGTTCAAAAACGGTTAGACGGATTGAACTTGGTCGTGCGAGAAAACTTAACGGGCATTCGCGTGATTCGCGCGTTTAACCGCGAAACCGAAGAAAAAGCGCGTCTTCAAAAAGCCAATCGGGAATTGGCAGATGTGTCGATTCGCGTCAACAAAGTTATGGCGTTTATGATGCCGACGATGATGCTAGTGATGAACATGACGGTGGTTGCCGTTATTTGGTTTGGTGGCATTCGGATTAGCAATGGTGCGATGCAAATTGGGGACTTGATGGCGTTTATTCAATACGTCATGATGATTATGTTTGCGTTACTGATGGCGTCATTCATGTTTGTGATGATTCCACGTGCAGCTGTATCAGCCAAACGTATTAACGAAGTATTGGAAATGCAGCCAGCTTTTAAAGACGATGGCACAGCTAAAGCAGACCGCAATCGCGGCACGTTGGAGTTTGACAACGTGACGTTTCATTATCCGGGAGCGGAAGAACCGGCATTGTCGAATATTAGCTTTACCGCAAAACCAGGTGAAATCACTGCGTTGATCGGAGGAACGGGTTCTGGTAAAACAACACTCGTCAATCTCGTGCCGCGTTTTTACGAAGCAACTAGTGGGACTATCCGTGTAAACGGTGTCGATATACGCGAAGCTTCGCAACAAGAAATTCGTTCGAAAATTGGTTTTGTGCCACAAAAATCCATCTTGTTTACTGGAACTATCGCAGAAAACATTCGTTTTGGTAAGCAAGATGCTAGCGACGAAGAAATGAAAAGAGCTGCAAGTACCGCGCAAGCTACGGAGTTTATTGATCAAATCAAAGGCGGCTATGCAGCGCCAATCGAACAAGGTGGTTCCAATTTATCGGGCGGTCAGAAACAACGTTTATCAATTGCCCGCGCCTTGATTCGCAAACCAGATTTGTATATTTTTGATGACAGTTTCTCGGCCTTGGATTTTAAAACAGATGCCAAACTGCGTAAAGCGTTAAAGGATGAGACAAAAAATGCGACGGTGCTTCTAGTTGCACAGCGCGTCAGTACAGTAGTCGATGCAGATCGCATCATCGTATTAGAAAAAGGCAAAATGGTCGGTATGGGGACGCATAAAGAATTGTTGGAATCCAACAACGTTTATCGTGAAATTGCCTTATCGCAGCTGTCAGAGGAGGAAATCGCATGA
- a CDS encoding ABC transporter ATP-binding protein, with protein MSQMGPPHGGASMPPQKAKDFKGTFRRLVSYLKPRRKKLAAVFLVAILSTVFTIIGPKIMGMAITELFEGAYGQLQGVPGGGIDFGVIGQLLALLAGLYVFSSLFSYIQQYMMSTVAQDTVYDLRQDVNKKLEKLPLKYFDGRANGETLSRMTNDIDTIGSTLQQSLTQFITSIVTILGIFVMMLTISPLLTLIAVVTLPLSLFVIGPILKKSQKYFASQQKNLGHLNGHVEEMYTGHQVVKAFGHEAKSNEQFDAVNEELYNAGRKAQFISGIIMPMMTLIGNLSYVLISIVGGILVTQRAISIGDIQAFITYSKQFTQPITQTANIANIVQSTIAAAERVFELLDEEEEVKEVSTSVLERAKGSVVFENVNFGYSSELLIENMNIDVSPGQTVAIVGPTGAGKTTLINLLMRFYELNAGRILIDGLDSRDMSRHELRQNFGMVLQDTWLFNGTIRDNIAYGKTGATKEQVCEAAKAAHADHFIRTLPDGYDTILNQEVSNISQGQKQLLTIARAILADPPIMILDEATSSVDTRTEIFIQKAMNQLMDGRTSFVIAHRLSTIKDADLILVMDQGKVIEQGTHQQLLDKDGFYADLYQSQFTAKLAV; from the coding sequence ATGAGCCAAATGGGACCTCCACATGGCGGGGCAAGCATGCCGCCACAAAAAGCAAAAGATTTTAAAGGCACATTCCGACGCCTGGTTTCGTATTTAAAGCCACGTCGTAAAAAACTGGCAGCCGTCTTTTTAGTTGCCATTCTTAGTACAGTCTTTACGATTATCGGCCCGAAAATCATGGGGATGGCCATTACCGAATTGTTTGAAGGAGCTTATGGTCAATTACAAGGTGTACCGGGTGGTGGCATCGATTTTGGAGTTATTGGTCAGTTGCTCGCACTTCTTGCCGGATTGTACGTATTTAGTAGTTTGTTTAGTTATATTCAGCAATACATGATGTCGACAGTCGCGCAAGACACCGTCTACGATTTGCGCCAAGACGTCAATAAAAAACTAGAGAAATTACCACTCAAGTATTTTGACGGACGAGCAAACGGCGAAACGCTAAGTCGTATGACAAATGACATTGATACAATCGGCAGCACGTTGCAACAAAGTTTGACGCAATTTATTACGTCGATTGTCACGATTCTCGGGATTTTCGTTATGATGTTAACGATTAGTCCGCTCCTAACGTTGATTGCCGTTGTCACGCTGCCATTGTCGTTATTTGTTATCGGACCGATTTTGAAAAAATCTCAAAAGTACTTTGCGAGCCAACAAAAAAACCTTGGCCATCTAAATGGTCACGTAGAAGAAATGTACACCGGTCACCAAGTCGTCAAAGCGTTTGGACATGAAGCAAAATCGAACGAACAATTTGATGCAGTCAATGAAGAACTATACAACGCCGGGCGTAAAGCTCAGTTTATCTCTGGGATCATTATGCCGATGATGACGTTGATCGGGAACTTGAGTTATGTCTTGATTAGTATCGTCGGGGGTATTTTAGTTACGCAACGCGCGATTTCGATCGGGGACATTCAAGCGTTTATCACGTATTCCAAACAGTTTACGCAGCCGATTACGCAAACGGCGAACATCGCCAATATCGTTCAATCAACCATTGCCGCTGCAGAGCGCGTGTTTGAATTGCTGGATGAGGAAGAAGAAGTAAAAGAAGTGTCCACTTCTGTTCTCGAACGTGCAAAAGGTTCGGTTGTATTTGAAAATGTGAATTTTGGGTATAGCAGTGAGTTGTTGATCGAGAACATGAATATTGATGTGTCACCAGGACAAACGGTCGCCATAGTTGGGCCGACCGGTGCTGGGAAAACCACTTTGATCAATTTACTGATGCGTTTTTACGAATTAAATGCCGGACGCATTTTAATCGATGGTCTCGATTCGCGTGACATGTCGAGACACGAATTGCGTCAAAACTTTGGCATGGTGTTGCAAGACACATGGCTCTTTAACGGCACCATTCGCGACAATATTGCGTACGGCAAAACGGGTGCGACCAAAGAACAAGTGTGCGAGGCGGCAAAAGCAGCACATGCCGATCACTTTATCCGCACGTTGCCGGACGGCTACGATACGATTTTAAATCAAGAAGTATCGAATATTTCACAAGGACAAAAGCAGTTATTGACCATTGCGCGTGCGATTCTCGCCGATCCGCCAATTATGATTTTGGACGAGGCAACATCGAGCGTCGATACGCGGACGGAAATCTTTATCCAAAAAGCGATGAACCAATTGATGGACGGCCGCACAAGCTTTGTTATTGCGCACCGTTTGTCGACCATTAAAGACGCTGACCTGATCCTCGTCATGGATCAAGGGAAAGTTATCGAACAAGGCACACATCAACAATTGCTAGATAAAGACGGCTTTTACGCCGATTTGTATCAAAGTCAATTTACAGCGAAATTGGCTGTTTAA